tAGTTTGTACTTCCAGAtaattttgagttttttttatctccaaTCCCTCGTAATTTATAAAGAAGTAAGAAATTTACGTGAAAATGCCATTATTACGAAACAAACCACTTGCAGACTGTGCTGATTTCGAAGCGAGCATCCGACACTACCAAAACCTTAGTACGCTTGTTAAATGTTAACTAATATAAATTAATTATGATCTCAGTGGTTTCTGTGTGAtattaaatgttttctttatcCAGATCAACAGATAGAACAAAAAACGAGTGCAGTTTTCGACTTAGTGAACAAactaaataattcaaaaaattccgaaaGCGTATGTAAATTTTGTTATCGAGTATTTGATTGAATCTCTTGATCAATTACacaatttaaagttttttttatttttgtcgcATAGTATTTTTAAGAATAAAATGTGAATCCCTTATTAGATTTTTTGCATATTTACATGAGAATTTAATAtttcgataatttttttttcttttgtacgaTTGTAATGATGCCAGTTCACAGAAAAATCCCAAACAGATGCATCGTATCAACTACATGAACGTAATAAGAACACATCACAGGACGCATCAGTCTCATTGGCGCGATCCGAGCCTCGGGAAAAATCTGCAGtaaacaaacatcaaatcaTAGTAGATTTAACTCAACGTTTGCGCGACATTCAAAATGAACTGGAATCAGCAAGGGTTCAACAAAGAAAAGCGGTtcgtttattaattatttgttagtatatttgtttgttttttttgtgtgtgtaatttTGTGACAACGGTCTATCTACAGGAAGAAGAACGAGATCAACAGAAACAAGAATTGAGTCAACTcagggaaaattcaaaaaagatgaaaagtgCAATTCAATCTAAGCAATTGCTTCATGAAGCTCACAAGAAAGAAATGGCCGCTGTATTGGAGAAGCTGAAATCTGAAGAGCAATCGCGGAAATCTTTCCAAAAGGTACCGTGTAATAGGCttgttaaagaaaaagtaataaattaTAACTATTCCGTCTATTAGGAAATCGAGAGAATCTCGAAACAGCTGAGCGTTGTTACATCGGATAAGGAGAAACTGGCGGAAAAGTTAGAACATTCCAAGACGGACCTGCTGCTATTAAAACAACATAAATTAGATGACCACCCTAGCAATAAAGTCCCTATAATGCTTAAATGTATTAGAAAACAGTCACTTTTAATCGAAAACTTACTGAAACAGATTGCGTGTTTGGAGCAACTAAAGAACTGATGCAGCGATCGATAGCGATGGTCCACATTCCTAAATATAACTTTGTTTTGTCCTAAAACTTTAATCCGTGTCAATTTTATTAGGCCGAAGTACATATCTCTTATCTGCCGGGTTAGAAAGATGACTACATCCTATCCCAATATcgttattatttctttcatttttcgtttttttttttttactgtaagATTTGCTCAGCCAGCAAGGGAGCTTTAGGTTGGAATGTtcgaaaacagaagaaacaaGGATGAAAATACTGCGAAAATCGGCGAAAATAACCGAAATGTTAGGCCTACATTTCACAACGCAGACAATAAATTCAAAGGAATACTTCTatcgaaaaatttatttggggATTCCCCTGTGGAAGAGTTATTGGACTTTCTCGACGCCAAACTAGGAAAAATATGTCAATCCGGCTTGATTTTCAATTcacctttttataaaaatgtgcACTACCCGCATACGGCATTACTATACGTATTAGCCTAAGTAGATAAGAAACCGTTACCCTTCAACACGAATGTTGCTTCACCGCAAATCCGCAATGATCAGGACGTAGTTAAGCAAAAGTCGGAAATGATTTCGATATATAGATTATAGAATTTAGATTGCCTGCTTTACTCCGTTTTTTCTATGGCGAATggcgatttgtttttcttttctcctttgtGATATTTGCAAAGTGACAACGCTGTATGTAGTAATTGAGGAAGAGCTGAAAAAACGATCGTCAAGTCAAGTTGTGAACAATCAGCGTAGGATCACTTGCAgctaattattttcaatttaacgTAAGTTATAACATATCgataatattaaataaacaaTAGCAAATGCAGGGAGTTATGATTTATGTTGATGTACGAAGTAGTGACCAGTTGTATAACTGAAGTTCCATGGTGAAAGCCTGATGCTTTGCCATGAGTTTCTAAGGGAATTTCTGCTGCTAGAAACTTGAacgactgtttttttttatctttaaaaaatcgtcaactgtttgaattcaaattctttgtcaaatttttaaattatacttATTAATTTCTGGAATAAAATTCTGAGAAAGTCAAGTTATATTCATATGTAAACATTACTTAAAATGATACCAGTTGTTAGTTTCTCCTAAATACAATTTGTTGCATTTAAGAAATGGGTAGAGTTTCAGTTAATAAATTACATTGTACTCCTTTCTGTAGGTGCAATCATGTCCAGTCAACGTGGCCAAAGTAGTCATGGGTCTAAAGCACCTATTGATCTGGATCAAATTTGGTCGGACCTCTTACAAGGCATTGAAAAAGTTTATAACAAACAGGCGATGTCTAAAAAGCAATATATGGACCTTTACACGTAATAttacttttttcacttttaaatCAGTCGTCTAATGTAGGTTCTAATCCTCCAGGCATGTATATGATTATTGTACCAACGTAAATAATCAGGGGGGTAGAGGAAATTCAGTTTCTATCCCATCTGCAGCTACCAGTAAAGCCAAAAAGAGTCAGGCTTCTGGTGGAGCTCAATTTGTGGGCCATGAGCTGTATAAGAGATTAAAAGACTACCTCAAGTCTCACTTAATCAATGTTCTTAAGGTAAGATCCCAATGAAAATCTTCTAAACTGAAATGGgtgaatatttctttaataatatGTTTTTATGCTTTTGGTAGAATGGAGTTGACTACATGGATGAGCCTGTTCTCAAGTTTTATACACAGCAATGGGAGGAGTATCAGTTTAGTTCAAAGGTTTTAAATGGAGTTTGTGCCTATTTGAACCGGTAAACACATCTAGTGAAGTTTAAGCATAACTATTTCTTATGCCAATTTTTATTGCAATAGACACTGGGTGAAGCGAGAATGTGAAGAAGGACAGAAAGGAATTTACGAAATTTATCAGTTGGCACTTGTGACATGGAGAGAGAATTTGTTTCGTCATCTTCACAAACAGGTATAACACGAAAAGcacaattttctttctttacagAATAATAAAATCACCTAACTTGTGAATTTAAAGGTTACGAATGCTGTGCTGAAACTAATTGAACGAGAACGAAACGGTGAACCTATTAATACCCGTTTAGTTAGTGGTGTGATGAACTGCTACGTTGAACTTGGTATTGTGATAGCTTTAATTCCTTGAACGAGAATTTCGGAACTTTAATTAAAATCAACATTTCATTAGGTTTGAACGAAGAGGATCAGACGGCAAAGGGGCAGAATTTATCTGTGTATAAAGATTCATTCGAGAATTCATTCTTAGAGGATACAGAGCGCTTCTATACCCGGGAAAGCGCTGAATTTCTACGGCACAACCCAGTGACTGAGTACATGAAACGTGCCGAACAGCGGTTAGCTGAGGAGCAAAAACGAGTGCAGACTTATTTGCATGAAGCCACCCTTGACAAGCTGAGCAAAACTTGTGAAAAAGTCCTTATAGAAAAACATTTAGAGATCTTTCAGGTATATTGCGatctttcattttaatttattttgtcttctATGTTGAATTCCTAATTATTCCTTCTCTTTAAAAAGGCGGAATTTCAACACCTCCTTGCAGACGACAAGCATGATGATCTCGGAAGAATGTACCAGTTGGTCTCACGCATATCAGATGGATTAACAGAATTGCGAACACTTCTTGAAGATCACATAACCCAGCAAGGTTTGTCTGCCATCGAACGCGAAGGAGAAGCCGCCCACAATGATCCTAAGGTACGGTGTACATTTTTAGACACATAAAGAATTGTAATAAATTTTACGAATGTTTTCTTAAGGTTTATGTTACTACCATTCTGGATGTCCACCGCAAATATAACGCCCTCGTTATGTCGGCGTTCCATAATGATGCCGGATTTGTGGCTGCATTGGACAAAGCTTGCGGAAAGTTCATCAATAGCAATGCCGTGACAAAGGCCGCCAACTCCTCGTCGAAATCGCCAGAACTACTGGCCAAATACTGTGATCTTTTGCTGAAAAAGAGCgcgaaaaatcccgaagagGCCGAGTTAGAGGATACGCTAAATCAAGTGGTCggtttttacattttctgttatttacttttttaaactGAATCTAATTCTGTACACAGATGGTGGTCTTCAAGTATATTGAAGACAAAGACGTATTCCAAAGGTTCTACTCCAAAATGCTGGCTAAGCGTTTGGTGCAGCATATGTCGGCTTCAGACGACGCTGAAGCATCAATGATCTCCAAGTTAAAGCAAGCCTGTGGCTTCGAGTATACTTCGAAGCTTCAGCGTATGTTTCAAGACATTGGAGTCAGTAAAGATCTCAACGAACAATTTAAGCGACATCTGGCCAACTCTGCTGAACCACTCGACATCGATTTCAGTATTCAGGTTTGTTTGGtgtcaaaaatagatttgagAATCCCTTAATCGTTACATTTATATTTGTCTAAATATAATTCCATCGCATGTGCAACAGGTCCTGTCATCTGGTTCTTGGCCGTTTCAGCAATCAGTcaatttttctcttccatcCGAACTCGAGCGCTCCGTCCAACGTTTTACTACTTTTTACAGCAGCCAGCACAGTGGGCGCAAACTGCACTGGCTCTATCAAATGTCTAAAGGCGAATTAGTCACCAACTGTTTCAAAAATAGATACACACTTCAGGTTTTTGATAATTTGGTTGAGATTACTGttattaacaaaatttttaacatCTTTTATTCTTGTAGGCATCAACTTTACAAATGGCTGTACTTTTGCAATACAATGTTTCAACATCTTGGACAGCCAATCAGTTAAGTGATGCAACTGGAATCAAAATGGATTTACTACTGCAGGTAACTTCTACTGAACAAATattagagaattttttttaattcacagACTTTTTCAACAGGTGGCGCAGATTCTCTTAAAATCGAAGCTCTTGTCGTCCGAAGATGACGAAAATGATTTGCAACAAACTTctcagctctctctctttgttggATACAAAAAGTAATTAACAATTCTGTTCCGATGTGTTTATCAACGAGAAAGCGTTGTATTTTCTCAATGTCTCGCAAAGTTGTGACtaacacttttttgtttttactgttCTCTCCCTAGCAAAAAGTTGCGTGTTAACATCAACATTCCAATGAAGGCTGAATTGAAACAAGAGCAAGAAGCCACGCAAAGGCATTTAGAAGAGGATCGAAAGCTACTGATCCAAGCGGCAATTGTACGCATCATGAAGATGCGCAAAGTACTTAAACATCAACAGTTA
The sequence above is drawn from the Daphnia pulicaria isolate SC F1-1A chromosome 1, SC_F0-13Bv2, whole genome shotgun sequence genome and encodes:
- the LOC124310889 gene encoding cullin-1-like; translated protein: MSSQRGQSSHGSKAPIDLDQIWSDLLQGIEKVYNKQAMSKKQYMDLYTHVYDYCTNVNNQGGRGNSVSIPSAATSKAKKSQASGGAQFVGHELYKRLKDYLKSHLINVLKNGVDYMDEPVLKFYTQQWEEYQFSSKVLNGVCAYLNRHWVKRECEEGQKGIYEIYQLALVTWRENLFRHLHKQVTNAVLKLIERERNGEPINTRLVSGVMNCYVELGLNEEDQTAKGQNLSVYKDSFENSFLEDTERFYTRESAEFLRHNPVTEYMKRAEQRLAEEQKRVQTYLHEATLDKLSKTCEKVLIEKHLEIFQAEFQHLLADDKHDDLGRMYQLVSRISDGLTELRTLLEDHITQQGLSAIEREGEAAHNDPKVYVTTILDVHRKYNALVMSAFHNDAGFVAALDKACGKFINSNAVTKAANSSSKSPELLAKYCDLLLKKSAKNPEEAELEDTLNQVMVVFKYIEDKDVFQRFYSKMLAKRLVQHMSASDDAEASMISKLKQACGFEYTSKLQRMFQDIGVSKDLNEQFKRHLANSAEPLDIDFSIQVLSSGSWPFQQSVNFSLPSELERSVQRFTTFYSSQHSGRKLHWLYQMSKGELVTNCFKNRYTLQASTLQMAVLLQYNVSTSWTANQLSDATGIKMDLLLQVAQILLKSKLLSSEDDENDLQQTSQLSLFVGYKNKKLRVNINIPMKAELKQEQEATQRHLEEDRKLLIQAAIVRIMKMRKVLKHQQLLAEVLNQLSSRFKPRVHIIKKCIDILIEKEYLERTEGQKDTYSYLA
- the LOC124339897 gene encoding ciliary rootlet coiled-coil protein 2-like, translated to MPLLRNKPLADCADFEASIRHYQNLNQQIEQKTSAVFDLVNKLNNSKNSESFTEKSQTDASYQLHERNKNTSQDASVSLARSEPREKSAVNKHQIIVDLTQRLRDIQNELESARVQQRKAEEERDQQKQELSQLRENSKKMKSAIQSKQLLHEAHKKEMAAVLEKLKSEEQSRKSFQKEIERISKQLSVVTSDKEKLAEKLEHSKTDLLLLKQHKLDDHPSNKVPIMLKCIRKQSLLIENLLKQIACLEQLKN